The following proteins are encoded in a genomic region of Solea senegalensis isolate Sse05_10M linkage group LG5, IFAPA_SoseM_1, whole genome shotgun sequence:
- the si:ch211-225b11.4 gene encoding thyroid adenoma-associated protein homolog isoform X2: MSSFEELVVSVQDCVVSEDHVRDKLRLFCDKLSESSRSAVKRCKERSLEEAALLLRQISQTELCGLEKNHLLLLVRLLVSMQLQTASISTACRKVDQMLQHLSNVDQQLVFREIQQCLHSMIHTDQVLSFEDLQRACMFLEDSTAGRDVWRESCPSLLSKISELFPVVLQHESHRDGPLCYIAIKLCLQTFQLLSTEVSPLVWNKEHRSSPMQTILQALMDIILGQCCNRDTRLLAGTAVAMLINTASESGAGGAAAWSLLHFSDIEPWPLTVGALQIQCVPVGGDGVARLAVSRGLLTCCRPHVLLSSSVDDTDTCLLLKGLFPLVYALCEEKLDCHYFAFEVLTLWLKRVKEHLADIWKTTGVCLLSDNSVLLQKLIDIIWTNAESPVEGVSEFVRSALSLLLDIYETDCVKFCDTKKTLHFTLLQRAIKLPWETKAKYHHLCALLPYLGTDTVLDQYVDLPSHLLKGLSTNHLSPCGSELYKCLIQQLRRELCDKSESHTELDLADEWARRWQSVLHKALTSDVTLLQNNGSTHLLPCTFQVFPSSVNHLLASLDPFTPGHLHAWACIMSSYRATTGGSPWALQGSSALETLQLALGSADDKVRLAALSLLCCSPKTKDTPTTEEMSIMMRFIPQNLNCESAPFRQHFQAGVKRFLARIRDGCLAQVRQRKSKKKEETSCSERTHESLEQGIGFVEWLGQLPYSYLSPGHSYQRKKTVLLMLSAVLETCTDTWSPDRKKGQPPANMGSLIACARQRRKWDFFSRTKQLVLISCLEDSTNEIRELSAGLLLKFFPPSFPDDIATVLLLRTKHLLCSPRVQEAQMGALMMKVLLLKSQNQPENCRLNPDSSGSMVRFLVKQLEEHYLTAKAEMMLAARTKPIHGVVSALQRCLVEAADRVFDTLDCSLITEVLDLLENISLLLLGVLYGDLQSTEAPPSFCDMGNAISSLIAQTSAGDPVDGEECVLLSEDHSLVLTCCWVSLKEIGIFLGSLVEKILSESKPSKRLVEKEDLVRASKIFKNILLKCRHWGAVEGCCIGFTKFCASLLSSSDQELREIPAHMLKEGLQVVQCPRSTSVTRRAAGLPMLILCVVSAEESSKARPLLSHSMQTLLDTAKTPLPDNWDQTLDLPQVCVFVNKETGSRILVRRDHVIFSGLSQVCAVHTLQALVRGSGLGVAVLQFAPAVAILSLTLLSSRCWAMRNAALQLYSSLCSRMLGQRPSSEDSGPTQHAMSPPTFFFHYPALQSFLLGELKEAAQDLEGRPDEAKLHLQPSLYPVLTLLAQLQPGVQDSTETLSDFLPPLLQLSDSSIYSVRVMACKALVAMTPPSEYMNILVKLTAQLPGRQQRCSHNRLHGQLLQIKAILERSLTLTTDRGLSSALTEALSKVDASLWLVTEAQRCPLVRAVYLEVVELLRGYCCETFLSKLSDTLMHDLHVPQTGLQVGLSSFHQRAINFLCADLKLACQIWSGFLAASPDLKLSLVTWVVDGQGLQQTSLRELIQNVLQSNLEEALLCHSVGYRRTFLTALIQVMTGGDSSLRQHHPQSDSLQTSVLPECLDILLGDLEDQHGGPEFLSQALCAASLLLPQCPKMSMVLRWCSILERHRCPDAPEELRMATAEALCAAGVPLMSHNLRKSALMIRLINTGLYLLQDQSQQVRMKTARFTSMVHHARAEDGQGSVYHMQVNQALPFLLDLLLEECVDAPGALEVLLCHLPQHDLSLVLREATENGCSSLYEQDEANVFAEPAVMSALVLPYLLQTADKYSESSALAQSLSTWAEQSAAQVSHCLEVCKELQPAETLTQAWLSLLVDPRFHSTLCVLFTRAAFLLRLLKNSDDLRHLCDPSSLQKQLQDVLHQLRHNGVHFPSALTAALDGELPCERGDTL; this comes from the exons ATGTCGTCGTTTGAAGAGCTTGTGGTCAGTGTGCAGGACTGTGTGGTCAGCGAGGATCATGTTCGTGACAAACTCCGCCTCTTCTGTGATAAACTCTCTGAATCCTCCAG GAGCGCTGTTAAAAGATGTAAGGAGCGCAGTTTGGAGGAGGCTGCTCTTCTCCTCAGACAGATCTCACAGACTGAGCTCTGTGGTTTAGAGAAGAATCATCTCCTGCTTCTGGTCAGACTCCTCGTCTCCATGCAGCTGCAGACGGCCAGCATCTCCACAGCCTGTCGTAAAGTGGAccag ATGCTGCAGCACTTGTCAAACGTGGACCAGCAGCTGGTTTTTAGAGAAATCCAACAGTGTTTACACTCCATGATCCACACTGACCAG gtattGTCTTTTGAGGATCTACAGAGAG CCTGTATGTTCCTGGAGGACAGCACCGCGGGCCGAGACGTGTGGCGAGAGTCGTGCCCGTCCTTGCTGAGTAAAATTTCCGAGTTGTTCCCTGTTGTGTTGCAACACGAATCCCATAGAGATGGACCGCTGTGTTACATTGCCATCAAG CTGTGCTTGCAAACATTCCAGCTGTTGTCCACTGAGGTGTCTCCTCTCGTGTGGAACAAGGAGCACAGGAGTTCACCAATGCAGACGATCTTGCAGGCGCTCATGGACATAATACTTGGACAG TGCTGCAACAGGGACACTCGTCTTCTGGCCGGCACTGCTGTGGCCATGCTGATCAACACAGCGTCAGAGAGCGGAGCTGGAGGAGCGGCTGCCTGGAGTCTGCTACACTTCTCTGACATAG AGCCTTGGCCTCTGACCGTTGGCGCTCTTCAGATACAGTGTGTTCCTGTAGGAGGAGATGGGGTGGCGAGGCTGGCCGTGAGCAGGGGCCTCCTCACCTGCTGTCGACCTCACGTCTTGCTCAGCTCAAGTGTGGACGACACGGAT acGTGTTTACTGCTGAAAGGTTTGTTTCCTCTCGTCTACGCTTTGTGTGAGGAGAAGCTGGATTGCCACTACTTTGCCTTTGAAG TGTTAACACTATGGCTGAAGAGAGTGAAAGAACACTTGGCCGATATCTGGAAGACGACGGGTGTCTGCCTTCTGTCTGACAACAGCGTCCTGCTGCAGAAGCTCATTGACATTATCTGGACCAATGCAGAAAGCCCA GTGGAGGGTGTGTCAGAGTTTGTGCGCAGTgccctctctctgctgctggacATCTATGAGACGGACTGTGTGAAGTTTTGTGACACAAAGAAGACTCTGCATTTCACTCTGCTTCAGCGAGCCATCAAACTACCCTGGGAAACCAAAGCCAAATATCATCATCTGTGTGCATTGTTGCCATATCTGGGCACAGACACG GTGCTTGATCAATATGTCGATTTACCCAGTCATCTCCTCAAGGGCTTGTCAACGAATCACCTGTCACCGTGTGGATCCGAGCTTTATAAATGTCTGATCCAGCAGCTGAGGCGAGAGCTGTGCGACAAGTCAGAGTCACACACCGAACTGGATCTGGCCGATGAGTGGGCGAGGCGATGGCAGTCCGTCCTGCACAAGGCACTGACGTCGGATGTGACTCTTCTGCAGAACAACGGCTCAACACACTTATTGCCCTGCACCTTTCAAGTCTTCCCTTCTTCTGTGAATCATCTGCTGGCCTCTCTGGACCCATTCACCCCCGGACACCTCCATGCCTGGGCCTGCATCATGAGCTCCTACCGAGCCACGACAGGAGGCTCTCCCTGGGCTCTACAGGGCAGCTCGGCTCTTGAAACCCTCCAGCTGGCTCTGGGATCTGCAGATGACAAAGTCCGCCTTGCTGCTCTCAgcctcctctgctgcagccCGAAGACCAAAGACACCCCGACCACAGAGGAGATGTCAATAATGATGAGGTTTATTCCTCAGAACCTAAACTGTGAGTCTGCACCTTTTCGCCAGCATTTTCAGGCTGGAGTGAAGAGATTTTTGGCTCGTATCAGAGATGGCTGCTTGGCACAAGTAAGACAACGGAAgagcaaaaagaaagaagagaccTCTTGCTCAGAGAGGACACATGAGTCATTGGAGCAGGGAATAG GGTTTGTGGAATGGTTGGGTCAGCTCCCGTACAGTTATCTGTCCCCAGGACACAGTTATCAGAGGAAGAAGACCGTGTTGCTGATGCTTTCTGCGGTGCTGGAAACCTGCACAGACACATGGAGCCCAGACAGGAAGAAGGGACAACCTCCAG CAAACATGGGTTCTCTTATTGCCTGTGCcagacaaagaagaaagtgGGATTTCTTTAGTCGGACAAAACAGTTGGTTCTTATCAGCTGTTTAGAGGATTCTACAAATGAG ATACGAGAGCTCTCAGCTGGGCTGTTGTTAAAATTTTTCCCGCCCAGTTTTCCAGACGACATTGCTACAGTGCTGCTCCTGCGGACCAAACATCTTCTGTGTAGCCCTCGGGTGCAGGAGGCTCAGATGGGAGCGCTGATGATGAAGGTCCTCCTGCTGAA aTCACAAAACCAGCCTGAAAACTGCAGACTGAACCCTGACAGCAGTGGAAGCATGGTCAGGTTCCTGGTgaagcagctggaggagcaTTATCTCACAGCCAAGGCAGAGATGATGCTTGCTGCCAGAACCAAGCCCATACATG GCGTCGTAAGTGCACTTCAGAGGTGTTTGGTCGAGGCAGCCGATCGTGTCTTTGACACACTTGACTGCAGTCTGATAACAGAGGTGCTGGACCTGCTGGAGAACatctctctcctgctgctggGGGTTCTCTATGGAGATCTTCAGTCAACAG AAGCCCCACCTTCTTTTTGTGATATGGGAAATGCCATCAGCTCGCTGATAGCCCAAACATCTGCAGGAGACCCTGTTGACGGAGAGGAGTGTGTCCTGCTGTCTGAAGATCATAGCCTCGTTCTCACCTGCTGCTGGGTTTCCCTCAAG GAAATAGGAATCTTCTTAGGTTCTTTGGTGGAGAAAATCCTCTCAGAATCCAAACCCAGCAAAAGGCTCGTAGAAAAAGAGGATTTAGTCCGAGCATCAAAAATATTCAAGAATATTCTCCTCAAATGCCGTCACTGG GGGGCGGTAGAGGGATGCTGTATTGGCTTCACCAAGTTCTGTGCCTCTCTGTTGAGCAGCAGCGATCAGGAGCTCAGAGAAATTCCAGCTCATATGCTGAAAGAA GGATTACAGGTCGTGCAATGCCCTCGTTCCACGTCGGTGACTCGGCGCGCCGCAGGTTTGCCGATGCTCATCCTGTGCGTCGTCTCAGCAGAGGAGTCCAGTAAAGCCAGACCACTGTTGTCCCACAGTATGCAAACCCTGCTGGACACGGCCAAAACGCCTCTGCCTGACAACTGGGACCAAACACTCGACCTTcctcaggtttgtgtttttgtaaacaaagaaacaggTTCGAGAATATTGGTCAGACGCGATCACGTTATCTTCTCTGGTCTCtcacaggtgtgtgcagttCACACTCTGCAGGCCCTCGTGCGCGGCTCAGGTCTGGGAGTCGCTGTCCTTCAGTTTGCTCCTGCTGTAGCCATCCTGTCCCTCACTCTGCTCAGCTCTCGCTGCTGGGCCATGAGGAACGCTGCACTGCAACTCTACA GTTCTCTGTGCTCGCGAATGCTCGGCCAGCGACCCAGCAGTGAAGACAGTGGTCCCACCCAGCACGCCATGTCCCCTCCCACCTTCTTTTTCCACTACCCTGCTCTCCAGTCTTTCCTCCTCGGTGAGCTGAAGGAAGCGGCACAAGACCTCGAGGGGCGACCCGATGAGGCCAAGCTCCACCTCCAACCTTCCCTCTACCCCGTCCTCACCCTGTTGGCCCAACTCCAGCCTGGCGTCCAAGACTCGACAGA aaCATTGTCAGACTTCCTGCCTCCTTTACTCCAGCTGTCTGACAGTTCTATATACAGTGTGAGAGTGATGGCCTGTAAGGCTTTGGTTGCCATGACTCCCCCCTCGGAGTACATGAACATCCTCGTCAAACTCACGGCTCAGCTGCCCGGGCGACAGCAGCGCTGCTCTCACAACCGGCTCCACGGGCAGCTGCTGCAGATCAAAGCCATTCTAGAGAGAAGTTTAACCCTAACCACAGACAG aGGCCTCTCATCTGCCCTGACTGAGGCGCTGAGCAAGGTGGACGCGTCACTGTGGCTGGTGACTGAAGCGCAACGCTGCCCTCTAGTGAGAGCAGTCTACCTAGAAGTGGTAGAGTTGCTAAGAGGATACTGCTGCGAGACCTTCCTGTCAAAGCTCAGTGACACGCTCATGCATGACCTTCACGTTCCTCAAACGGGGCTTCAG GTTGGTTTGTCGTCCTTTCATCAACGGGCCATTAACTTTCTATGTGCCGATCTGAAGTTGGCGTGCCAAATTTGGAGCGGCTTCTTGGCAGCGAGCCCTGACCTGAAGCTCTCACTGGTTACGTGGGTGGTGGATGGGCAGGGTTTACAGCAGACCAGCCTGAGAGAGTTAATCCAGAACGTGCTGCAG TCAAACCTCGAGGAGGCATTGTTGTGCCACAGTGTGGGATACCGCAGGACCTTCCTCACAGCCCTGATACAAGTGATGACCGGAGGTGACTCGTCTTTACGTCAACATCATCCTCAGTCAGACTCACTACAGACGTCGGTCTTGCCGGAGTGTCTGGATATATTGCTTGGTGACCTGGAGGACCAGCATGGTGGGCCAGAGTTTCTGTCCCAGGCTCTCTGTGCTGCTAGTCTGCTGCTGCCCCAGTG CCCAAAGATGTCCATGGTCCTGCGCTGGTGTAGCATCTTGGAGCGCCACCGGTGCCCAGATGCTCCTGAAGAGCTCAGGATGGCGACTGCTGAAGCTCTGTGTGCGGCCGGAGTTCCACTTATGAGCCACAATCTGAGAAAATCTGCCCTCATGATCAG GCTGATCAACACAGGTCTTTACCTGCTGCAGGACCAAAGCCAGCAGGTGAGGATGAAAACTGCTCGTTTCACCTCCATGGTGCACCATGCGAGAGCAGAGGACGGGCAGGGCAGTGTCTACCACATGCAGGTCAACCAAGCTCTACCGTTTCTGCTGGACCTTCTGCTGGAGGAATGTGTTGATGCTCCTGGTGCCCTGGAAGTGCTGCTGTGTCACCTGCCTCAGCACGACCTCAGCTTAGTGCTGAGAGAAGCCACAGAGAACGG ATGTTCCAGTTTGTATGAGCAGGATGAAGCCAATGTGTTTGCAGAGCCCGCTGTGATGTCGGCCCTCGTGCTGCCCTACCTGCTGCAGACGGCTGACAAATACTCCGAGTCCTCTGCTTTGGCTCAGAGTCTGAGTACATGGGCAGAGCAGAGCGCTGCACAGGTGTCACACTGCCTTGAAGTGTGCAAGGAACTCCAGCCAG cTGAGACATTGACCCAGGCCTGGCTGTCTCTCCTCGTGGACCCCCGTTTCCACAGCACACTGTGTGTCCTGTTCACCAGGGCTGCCTTCCTCCTTCGATTGCTGAAGAATTCCGATGATTTACGACACCTGTGTGATCCGTCTTCCCTACAGAAGCAATTACAGGACGTTTTACATCAGCTCAGACACAACGGTGTCCACTTTCCCTCTGCCTTAACAGCTGCTCTGGATGGAGAGCTGCCATGTGAGAGAGGGGACACTCTGTGA
- the si:ch211-225b11.4 gene encoding thyroid adenoma-associated protein homolog isoform X4: MSSFEELVVSVQDCVVSEDHVRDKLRLFCDKLSESSRSAVKRCKERSLEEAALLLRQISQTELCGLEKNHLLLLVRLLVSMQLQTASISTACRKVDQMLQHLSNVDQQLVFREIQQCLHSMIHTDQVLSFEDLQRACMFLEDSTAGRDVWRESCPSLLSKISELFPVVLQHESHRDGPLCYIAIKLCLQTFQLLSTEVSPLVWNKEHRSSPMQTILQALMDIILGQCCNRDTRLLAGTAVAMLINTASESGAGGAAAWSLLHFSDIEPWPLTVGALQIQCVPVGGDGVARLAVSRGLLTCCRPHVLLSSSVDDTDTCLLLKGLFPLVYALCEEKLDCHYFAFEVLTLWLKRVKEHLADIWKTTGVCLLSDNSVLLQKLIDIIWTNAESPVEGVSEFVRSALSLLLDIYETDCVKFCDTKKTLHFTLLQRAIKLPWETKAKYHHLCALLPYLGTDTVLDQYVDLPSHLLKGLSTNHLSPCGSELYKCLIQQLRRELCDKSESHTELDLADEWARRWQSVLHKALTSDVTLLQNNGSTHLLPCTFQVFPSSVNHLLASLDPFTPGHLHAWACIMSSYRATTGGSPWALQGSSALETLQLALGSADDKVRLAALSLLCCSPKTKDTPTTEEMSIMMRFIPQNLNCESAPFRQHFQAGVKRFLARIRDGCLAQVRQRKSKKKEETSCSERTHESLEQGIGFVEWLGQLPYSYLSPGHSYQRKKTVLLMLSAVLETCTDTWSPDRKKGQPPANMGSLIACARQRRKWDFFSRTKQLVLISCLEDSTNEIRELSAGLLLKFFPPSFPDDIATVLLLRTKHLLCSPRVQEAQMGALMMKVLLLKSQNQPENCRLNPDSSGSMVRFLVKQLEEHYLTAKAEMMLAARTKPIHGVVSALQRCLVEAADRVFDTLDCSLITEVLDLLENISLLLLGVLYGDLQSTEAPPSFCDMGNAISSLIAQTSAGDPVDGEECVLLSEDHSLVLTCCWVSLKEIGIFLGSLVEKILSESKPSKRLVEKEDLVRASKIFKNILLKCRHWGAVEGCCIGFTKFCASLLSSSDQELREIPAHMLKEGLQVVQCPRSTSVTRRAAGLPMLILCVVSAEESSKARPLLSHSMQTLLDTAKTPLPDNWDQTLDLPQVCVFVNKETGSRILVRRDHVIFSGLSQVCAVHTLQALVRGSGLGVAVLQFAPAVAILSLTLLSSRCWAMRNAALQLYSSLCSRMLGQRPSSEDSGPTQHAMSPPTFFFHYPALQSFLLGELKEAAQDLEGRPDEAKLHLQPSLYPVLTLLAQLQPGVQDSTETLSDFLPPLLQLSDSSIYSVRVMACKALVAMTPPSEYMNILVKLTAQLPGRQQRCSHNRLHGQLLQIKAILERSLTLTTDRGLSSALTEALSKVDASLWLVTEAQRCPLVRAVYLEVVELLRGYCCETFLSKLSDTLMHDLHVPQTGLQVGLSSFHQRAINFLCADLKLACQIWSGFLAASPDLKLSLVTWVVDGQGLQQTSLRELIQNVLQSNLEEALLCHSVGYRRTFLTALIQVMTGGDSSLRQHHPQSDSLQTSVLPECLDILLGDLEDQHGGPEFLSQALCAASLLLPQWSDSSPKMSMVLRWCSILERHRCPDAPEELRMATAEALCAAGVPLMSHNLRKSALMIRTKASR; this comes from the exons ATGTCGTCGTTTGAAGAGCTTGTGGTCAGTGTGCAGGACTGTGTGGTCAGCGAGGATCATGTTCGTGACAAACTCCGCCTCTTCTGTGATAAACTCTCTGAATCCTCCAG GAGCGCTGTTAAAAGATGTAAGGAGCGCAGTTTGGAGGAGGCTGCTCTTCTCCTCAGACAGATCTCACAGACTGAGCTCTGTGGTTTAGAGAAGAATCATCTCCTGCTTCTGGTCAGACTCCTCGTCTCCATGCAGCTGCAGACGGCCAGCATCTCCACAGCCTGTCGTAAAGTGGAccag ATGCTGCAGCACTTGTCAAACGTGGACCAGCAGCTGGTTTTTAGAGAAATCCAACAGTGTTTACACTCCATGATCCACACTGACCAG gtattGTCTTTTGAGGATCTACAGAGAG CCTGTATGTTCCTGGAGGACAGCACCGCGGGCCGAGACGTGTGGCGAGAGTCGTGCCCGTCCTTGCTGAGTAAAATTTCCGAGTTGTTCCCTGTTGTGTTGCAACACGAATCCCATAGAGATGGACCGCTGTGTTACATTGCCATCAAG CTGTGCTTGCAAACATTCCAGCTGTTGTCCACTGAGGTGTCTCCTCTCGTGTGGAACAAGGAGCACAGGAGTTCACCAATGCAGACGATCTTGCAGGCGCTCATGGACATAATACTTGGACAG TGCTGCAACAGGGACACTCGTCTTCTGGCCGGCACTGCTGTGGCCATGCTGATCAACACAGCGTCAGAGAGCGGAGCTGGAGGAGCGGCTGCCTGGAGTCTGCTACACTTCTCTGACATAG AGCCTTGGCCTCTGACCGTTGGCGCTCTTCAGATACAGTGTGTTCCTGTAGGAGGAGATGGGGTGGCGAGGCTGGCCGTGAGCAGGGGCCTCCTCACCTGCTGTCGACCTCACGTCTTGCTCAGCTCAAGTGTGGACGACACGGAT acGTGTTTACTGCTGAAAGGTTTGTTTCCTCTCGTCTACGCTTTGTGTGAGGAGAAGCTGGATTGCCACTACTTTGCCTTTGAAG TGTTAACACTATGGCTGAAGAGAGTGAAAGAACACTTGGCCGATATCTGGAAGACGACGGGTGTCTGCCTTCTGTCTGACAACAGCGTCCTGCTGCAGAAGCTCATTGACATTATCTGGACCAATGCAGAAAGCCCA GTGGAGGGTGTGTCAGAGTTTGTGCGCAGTgccctctctctgctgctggacATCTATGAGACGGACTGTGTGAAGTTTTGTGACACAAAGAAGACTCTGCATTTCACTCTGCTTCAGCGAGCCATCAAACTACCCTGGGAAACCAAAGCCAAATATCATCATCTGTGTGCATTGTTGCCATATCTGGGCACAGACACG GTGCTTGATCAATATGTCGATTTACCCAGTCATCTCCTCAAGGGCTTGTCAACGAATCACCTGTCACCGTGTGGATCCGAGCTTTATAAATGTCTGATCCAGCAGCTGAGGCGAGAGCTGTGCGACAAGTCAGAGTCACACACCGAACTGGATCTGGCCGATGAGTGGGCGAGGCGATGGCAGTCCGTCCTGCACAAGGCACTGACGTCGGATGTGACTCTTCTGCAGAACAACGGCTCAACACACTTATTGCCCTGCACCTTTCAAGTCTTCCCTTCTTCTGTGAATCATCTGCTGGCCTCTCTGGACCCATTCACCCCCGGACACCTCCATGCCTGGGCCTGCATCATGAGCTCCTACCGAGCCACGACAGGAGGCTCTCCCTGGGCTCTACAGGGCAGCTCGGCTCTTGAAACCCTCCAGCTGGCTCTGGGATCTGCAGATGACAAAGTCCGCCTTGCTGCTCTCAgcctcctctgctgcagccCGAAGACCAAAGACACCCCGACCACAGAGGAGATGTCAATAATGATGAGGTTTATTCCTCAGAACCTAAACTGTGAGTCTGCACCTTTTCGCCAGCATTTTCAGGCTGGAGTGAAGAGATTTTTGGCTCGTATCAGAGATGGCTGCTTGGCACAAGTAAGACAACGGAAgagcaaaaagaaagaagagaccTCTTGCTCAGAGAGGACACATGAGTCATTGGAGCAGGGAATAG GGTTTGTGGAATGGTTGGGTCAGCTCCCGTACAGTTATCTGTCCCCAGGACACAGTTATCAGAGGAAGAAGACCGTGTTGCTGATGCTTTCTGCGGTGCTGGAAACCTGCACAGACACATGGAGCCCAGACAGGAAGAAGGGACAACCTCCAG CAAACATGGGTTCTCTTATTGCCTGTGCcagacaaagaagaaagtgGGATTTCTTTAGTCGGACAAAACAGTTGGTTCTTATCAGCTGTTTAGAGGATTCTACAAATGAG ATACGAGAGCTCTCAGCTGGGCTGTTGTTAAAATTTTTCCCGCCCAGTTTTCCAGACGACATTGCTACAGTGCTGCTCCTGCGGACCAAACATCTTCTGTGTAGCCCTCGGGTGCAGGAGGCTCAGATGGGAGCGCTGATGATGAAGGTCCTCCTGCTGAA aTCACAAAACCAGCCTGAAAACTGCAGACTGAACCCTGACAGCAGTGGAAGCATGGTCAGGTTCCTGGTgaagcagctggaggagcaTTATCTCACAGCCAAGGCAGAGATGATGCTTGCTGCCAGAACCAAGCCCATACATG GCGTCGTAAGTGCACTTCAGAGGTGTTTGGTCGAGGCAGCCGATCGTGTCTTTGACACACTTGACTGCAGTCTGATAACAGAGGTGCTGGACCTGCTGGAGAACatctctctcctgctgctggGGGTTCTCTATGGAGATCTTCAGTCAACAG AAGCCCCACCTTCTTTTTGTGATATGGGAAATGCCATCAGCTCGCTGATAGCCCAAACATCTGCAGGAGACCCTGTTGACGGAGAGGAGTGTGTCCTGCTGTCTGAAGATCATAGCCTCGTTCTCACCTGCTGCTGGGTTTCCCTCAAG GAAATAGGAATCTTCTTAGGTTCTTTGGTGGAGAAAATCCTCTCAGAATCCAAACCCAGCAAAAGGCTCGTAGAAAAAGAGGATTTAGTCCGAGCATCAAAAATATTCAAGAATATTCTCCTCAAATGCCGTCACTGG GGGGCGGTAGAGGGATGCTGTATTGGCTTCACCAAGTTCTGTGCCTCTCTGTTGAGCAGCAGCGATCAGGAGCTCAGAGAAATTCCAGCTCATATGCTGAAAGAA GGATTACAGGTCGTGCAATGCCCTCGTTCCACGTCGGTGACTCGGCGCGCCGCAGGTTTGCCGATGCTCATCCTGTGCGTCGTCTCAGCAGAGGAGTCCAGTAAAGCCAGACCACTGTTGTCCCACAGTATGCAAACCCTGCTGGACACGGCCAAAACGCCTCTGCCTGACAACTGGGACCAAACACTCGACCTTcctcaggtttgtgtttttgtaaacaaagaaacaggTTCGAGAATATTGGTCAGACGCGATCACGTTATCTTCTCTGGTCTCtcacaggtgtgtgcagttCACACTCTGCAGGCCCTCGTGCGCGGCTCAGGTCTGGGAGTCGCTGTCCTTCAGTTTGCTCCTGCTGTAGCCATCCTGTCCCTCACTCTGCTCAGCTCTCGCTGCTGGGCCATGAGGAACGCTGCACTGCAACTCTACA GTTCTCTGTGCTCGCGAATGCTCGGCCAGCGACCCAGCAGTGAAGACAGTGGTCCCACCCAGCACGCCATGTCCCCTCCCACCTTCTTTTTCCACTACCCTGCTCTCCAGTCTTTCCTCCTCGGTGAGCTGAAGGAAGCGGCACAAGACCTCGAGGGGCGACCCGATGAGGCCAAGCTCCACCTCCAACCTTCCCTCTACCCCGTCCTCACCCTGTTGGCCCAACTCCAGCCTGGCGTCCAAGACTCGACAGA aaCATTGTCAGACTTCCTGCCTCCTTTACTCCAGCTGTCTGACAGTTCTATATACAGTGTGAGAGTGATGGCCTGTAAGGCTTTGGTTGCCATGACTCCCCCCTCGGAGTACATGAACATCCTCGTCAAACTCACGGCTCAGCTGCCCGGGCGACAGCAGCGCTGCTCTCACAACCGGCTCCACGGGCAGCTGCTGCAGATCAAAGCCATTCTAGAGAGAAGTTTAACCCTAACCACAGACAG aGGCCTCTCATCTGCCCTGACTGAGGCGCTGAGCAAGGTGGACGCGTCACTGTGGCTGGTGACTGAAGCGCAACGCTGCCCTCTAGTGAGAGCAGTCTACCTAGAAGTGGTAGAGTTGCTAAGAGGATACTGCTGCGAGACCTTCCTGTCAAAGCTCAGTGACACGCTCATGCATGACCTTCACGTTCCTCAAACGGGGCTTCAG GTTGGTTTGTCGTCCTTTCATCAACGGGCCATTAACTTTCTATGTGCCGATCTGAAGTTGGCGTGCCAAATTTGGAGCGGCTTCTTGGCAGCGAGCCCTGACCTGAAGCTCTCACTGGTTACGTGGGTGGTGGATGGGCAGGGTTTACAGCAGACCAGCCTGAGAGAGTTAATCCAGAACGTGCTGCAG TCAAACCTCGAGGAGGCATTGTTGTGCCACAGTGTGGGATACCGCAGGACCTTCCTCACAGCCCTGATACAAGTGATGACCGGAGGTGACTCGTCTTTACGTCAACATCATCCTCAGTCAGACTCACTACAGACGTCGGTCTTGCCGGAGTGTCTGGATATATTGCTTGGTGACCTGGAGGACCAGCATGGTGGGCCAGAGTTTCTGTCCCAGGCTCTCTGTGCTGCTAGTCTGCTGCTGCCCCAGTGGTCAGATTCAAG CCCAAAGATGTCCATGGTCCTGCGCTGGTGTAGCATCTTGGAGCGCCACCGGTGCCCAGATGCTCCTGAAGAGCTCAGGATGGCGACTGCTGAAGCTCTGTGTGCGGCCGGAGTTCCACTTATGAGCCACAATCTGAGAAAATCTGCCCTCATGATCAG GACCAAAGCCAGCAGGTGA